A single region of the Chryseobacterium sp. 6424 genome encodes:
- a CDS encoding Lrp/AsnC ligand binding domain-containing protein: MPFTEIAKQMEVSAGTIHVRVKKMEDAGIILGSSLNIDYGKLDYHFTAFIGILLTKSNRTQEVLKELTQIPNVIEASVISGKYNIFCKVRAKNTEDAKRIIYQIDDIQDVMRTESMISMEEYISDKNRLIDAVSI, from the coding sequence ATGCCATTCACTGAGATCGCCAAGCAAATGGAGGTTTCTGCCGGAACCATCCATGTTAGGGTAAAAAAAATGGAAGATGCGGGGATCATCCTCGGTTCTTCGTTAAACATCGATTATGGTAAGCTAGACTACCATTTTACAGCATTCATCGGGATTTTACTTACAAAATCTAACAGAACGCAGGAAGTATTGAAAGAACTTACGCAAATCCCTAATGTCATTGAAGCAAGCGTAATTTCAGGGAAATACAACATCTTCTGTAAAGTGCGTGCAAAAAACACCGAGGATGCAAAACGAATCATCTATCAGATTGATGACATCCAGGATGTGATGAGAACAGAAAGTATGATTTCAATGGAGGAATATATTTCCGACAAAAACCGTCTTATCGACGCGGTATCCATTTAA
- a CDS encoding RrF2 family transcriptional regulator — protein sequence MFSKACEYAIKAAIYIAGQSNRQHTVNVKEVSLSIDAPMAFTAKILQLLCRKGVLKSVRGKQGGFFFEESRQKLLNIYDLVKIVDGDGIFTKCGLGLHRCSSENPCPVHNDFKIVRDQLIVTTQAHSFYDLALKTEKGEVWLKN from the coding sequence ATGTTCTCGAAAGCCTGCGAATATGCGATAAAAGCAGCCATCTATATCGCTGGCCAAAGCAACCGTCAGCATACAGTGAACGTTAAAGAGGTTTCACTCTCGATAGATGCGCCTATGGCGTTTACCGCAAAAATTCTGCAGCTGCTTTGTCGTAAAGGTGTCTTAAAATCAGTACGCGGCAAGCAGGGCGGCTTCTTTTTTGAAGAGTCGCGCCAGAAATTACTCAACATCTATGATTTGGTGAAAATCGTAGATGGGGACGGCATTTTCACCAAATGCGGACTTGGTTTGCATCGCTGCTCTTCGGAGAATCCTTGTCCGGTACATAATGATTTCAAAATTGTTCGCGACCAATTGATTGTCACCACACAGGCACATTCATTTTACGATTTAGCCTTAAAAACTGAAAAAGGCGAGGTGTGGCTTAAAAATTAG
- the ric gene encoding iron-sulfur cluster repair di-iron protein gives MLTQEKTIGNIVAENFRAATVFKKYHIDFCCKGGRTIEEACENKKVEPETIYRELEEITAQKSDEIDFNTWPLDLLADYVEKTHHRYVEEKTAMLIPYLNKLCKVHGDRHPELFEINRLFLESAQDLGAHLKKEELILFPFIRKMVAAQRSGQDLERPNFGTVENPVAMMKHEHEAEGERFVKISELTNGYQFPADACGTYQVTFRMLEDFENDLHKHIHLENNILFPKAIALEKTF, from the coding sequence ATGCTCACTCAGGAAAAAACCATAGGCAATATCGTAGCGGAAAACTTCCGCGCGGCTACCGTATTCAAAAAATATCATATCGATTTCTGTTGCAAGGGAGGCCGTACCATTGAAGAAGCCTGCGAAAATAAAAAAGTAGAACCCGAAACCATTTACCGTGAACTTGAAGAAATTACTGCACAGAAATCTGACGAGATCGATTTCAATACCTGGCCGTTAGACCTCCTTGCGGATTATGTGGAAAAAACACACCACAGATATGTGGAAGAAAAAACAGCCATGCTGATCCCTTACCTCAATAAGTTGTGTAAAGTACACGGCGACCGCCATCCTGAATTGTTTGAAATTAACCGGCTTTTCCTCGAAAGCGCCCAGGATCTTGGTGCACATTTAAAAAAGGAGGAATTGATTTTGTTCCCGTTCATCCGTAAAATGGTAGCGGCGCAACGCAGCGGACAGGACTTGGAAAGGCCAAACTTTGGTACTGTAGAAAACCCTGTGGCTATGATGAAGCACGAACATGAAGCGGAAGGCGAACGTTTCGTTAAAATCTCTGAACTTACCAATGGTTACCAGTTTCCGGCTGATGCCTGCGGGACTTATCAGGTGACTTTCCGTATGCTGGAGGATTTCGAGAATGATCTGCATAAACACATTCATCTGGAAAATAACATACTGTTTCCGAAAGCGATTGCGCTGGAGAAAACTTTCTGA
- a CDS encoding transketolase family protein has product MKYTYTEKKDTRSGFGAGLAELADKNPNVVALCADLIGSLKMEKFIEKAPERFIQVGIAEANMMGIAAGLTINGKIPFTGTFANFSTSRVYDQIRQSIAYSNKNVKICASHAGLTLGEDGATHQVLEDIGMMKMLPGMTVINTCDYNQTKAATLAIADFEGPVYLRFGRPVVPVFIPEDMPFEIGKGILLEEGTDVTIVATGHLVWESLLAAEELAKEGISCEVINIHTIKPLDEEIILKSVEKTGKIVTAEEHNYLGGLGESVAGMLAKKRPTIQEFVAVNDTFGESATPAELMKKYEIDAEAVVKAVKRVMAR; this is encoded by the coding sequence ATGAAATATACATATACAGAAAAAAAAGATACACGCTCTGGTTTTGGCGCAGGCCTGGCAGAACTTGCGGATAAAAACCCCAATGTAGTGGCACTTTGTGCAGACCTCATCGGCTCCCTTAAAATGGAGAAATTCATTGAAAAAGCACCCGAAAGATTCATTCAGGTAGGTATCGCGGAAGCCAACATGATGGGCATCGCCGCTGGACTTACCATCAACGGGAAAATTCCGTTTACCGGTACATTCGCAAACTTTTCAACATCCAGGGTTTACGATCAGATCCGACAGTCAATCGCATATTCCAACAAAAATGTGAAGATATGCGCTTCCCATGCTGGTCTAACATTAGGGGAAGATGGCGCTACGCACCAAGTGCTGGAAGACATCGGGATGATGAAGATGCTTCCTGGCATGACAGTCATCAATACCTGTGATTATAACCAGACCAAAGCTGCCACGTTAGCCATCGCAGATTTTGAAGGACCTGTCTATTTACGCTTCGGAAGACCTGTTGTACCCGTTTTTATCCCCGAGGACATGCCATTTGAAATCGGTAAAGGGATTTTATTGGAAGAAGGGACTGATGTTACCATTGTCGCTACCGGGCATCTCGTTTGGGAATCTCTGCTCGCAGCGGAAGAACTTGCCAAAGAAGGCATCTCGTGTGAAGTCATTAACATTCATACAATAAAACCTTTAGATGAAGAAATCATTCTGAAATCAGTAGAAAAAACAGGCAAAATTGTAACCGCCGAAGAACATAATTATCTGGGCGGTTTGGGAGAATCTGTCGCTGGTATGCTCGCAAAGAAAAGACCGACAATCCAAGAGTTTGTAGCGGTGAATGATACTTTCGGAGAATCTGCAACACCGGCAGAACTCATGAAAAAGTACGAAATCGATGCCGAGGCTGTCGTTAAGGCAGTGAAAAGAGTCATGGCAAGATAA
- a CDS encoding transketolase: MSKSIEELKSLATQIRRDIIRMVHAVNSGHPGGSLGCTEFFTALYGRVMNYHLPFTMEGRNEDLFFLSNGHISPVFYATLARFDFFPVEELKTFRKLNSRLQGHPTTHEGLPGVRIASGSLGQGLSVAIGAALGKKLNQDRSLVYTLHGDGELQEGQIWEALMFAAHNKVDNLIATVDYNNRQIDGDVDDVLSLGDLHAKFEAFGWKVLNEKNGNDLEAVIAILEKAKAETGNGKPVAILLNTEMGFGIDYMMGSHAWHGKAPNDEQLALAIKQLYLEAPADY, from the coding sequence ATGAGTAAAAGTATTGAAGAGTTAAAATCTCTTGCAACACAGATCAGAAGGGACATTATAAGAATGGTACACGCAGTGAACTCCGGTCACCCGGGCGGCAGTTTAGGTTGTACCGAATTCTTTACTGCCCTTTACGGCCGCGTAATGAACTACCACCTTCCTTTCACCATGGAAGGGCGGAATGAAGACTTGTTTTTCCTTTCAAACGGGCACATCTCGCCTGTTTTCTATGCAACACTTGCCAGATTCGACTTCTTTCCGGTAGAGGAACTGAAAACTTTCAGAAAACTCAACTCCAGATTACAAGGACACCCAACTACGCACGAAGGTTTGCCAGGGGTACGTATCGCGTCCGGCTCATTAGGTCAGGGATTATCCGTCGCGATTGGTGCTGCGTTAGGAAAAAAACTGAACCAAGATCGTTCTTTGGTATATACGCTGCATGGCGATGGAGAACTTCAGGAAGGCCAAATCTGGGAAGCGCTGATGTTTGCAGCTCATAATAAAGTAGATAACCTGATTGCAACTGTAGATTATAATAACCGCCAGATTGATGGCGATGTGGATGATGTACTGAGTTTAGGAGATCTACATGCAAAATTTGAAGCGTTCGGCTGGAAAGTCCTTAATGAGAAAAACGGTAACGACCTAGAAGCCGTCATCGCTATCCTTGAAAAAGCAAAGGCAGAAACCGGCAACGGCAAACCTGTAGCCATTCTGCTGAATACCGAAATGGGCTTTGGCATCGACTATATGATGGGCAGCCACGCTTGGCACGGCAAAGCACCGAACGATGAGCAACTGGCTCTGGCCATCAAGCAGCTTTACCTTGAGGCACCTGCCGATTATTAA
- the alaS gene encoding alanine--tRNA ligase: MTSQQIRQQFLDFFKSKNHLIVPSAPIVLKDDPTLMFSNSGMTQFKDYFLGYKEPKAPRIADTQKCLRVSGKHNDLDDVGRDTYHHTMFEMLGNWSFGDYFKQEAIDFAWELLTQVYKIPKENLYVTIFEGDATENLGRDQDAYNFWKKHIAEERIINGNKKDNFWEMGESGPCGPCSEIHVDLRTEEEKSRVSALDLVNNDHPQVIEIWNLVFMEFNRKADGSLEKLPAQHVDTGMGFERLCMALQGKTSNYDTDVFTPLIEKVEQFSGLRYTGALLDEKDIAIRVVVDHIRAVAFAIADGQLPSNGGAGYVIRRILRRAISYSYRFLGMKEAFLFELVAILQREMGEFFPELTRQQKLVTEVIKEEENSFLKTIEQGLKRIELIIAQTIARNEKTLSGAEVFELYDTYGFPADLSRIIAEEKQLTVDEAGFDQEMGKQKERSKKSSAQKVYDWAVLDEEQPETFVGYDQTEAETYITRYRKIENKDGEFYQIVLSRSPFYPEGGGQVGDKGWLVPSYAEGFDISHPENFDMSANPDAIEVLETKKENNLIISLIKEMPKDAGAIFYAKVNDTERRNTQANHSVTHLLHEALREVLGTHVEQKGSYVGPDYLRFDFSHFAKMSEAEIKTVEDKVNQKIKASIALQEFRNIPIAEAMEKGAMALFGEKYGDRVRMIQFGTSRELCGGTHVRNTAEIGYFKIQNESSTAAGIRRIEAISGDKSAEYLNNLETQVKEIAALLKSKDLLKSVEKLLEENTALKNEVEILKKEKAKTETANWNNDFVTSGDKKLLVKKVSLDAASVKDVVFQLKKEAGCVIVIISDADAKPMITVGVSADLEQKYHAGQIVKELAKEIQGGGGGNPGFATAGGKNLTGIDAAYEKATAL, encoded by the coding sequence ATGACTTCACAACAGATACGCCAGCAGTTTTTAGATTTCTTCAAATCAAAAAACCACCTCATCGTCCCATCAGCGCCAATTGTGTTAAAGGATGATCCTACACTCATGTTTTCTAACTCTGGGATGACACAGTTCAAGGATTATTTCTTGGGATACAAAGAACCTAAAGCCCCACGCATCGCTGATACACAAAAGTGTTTGCGCGTGTCTGGCAAGCATAATGATCTTGATGATGTGGGCCGCGATACCTATCACCATACCATGTTCGAGATGTTGGGTAACTGGTCGTTTGGCGATTATTTCAAGCAGGAAGCCATAGATTTTGCGTGGGAACTGCTCACCCAAGTTTACAAAATCCCAAAAGAAAACCTGTATGTAACAATTTTTGAAGGCGATGCGACTGAAAACCTTGGGCGTGACCAGGATGCTTATAACTTCTGGAAAAAACACATTGCCGAAGAACGCATCATTAATGGGAATAAAAAAGATAACTTCTGGGAAATGGGCGAAAGCGGACCATGCGGGCCATGCTCTGAAATTCATGTGGACCTAAGGACCGAAGAAGAAAAAAGCCGTGTTTCCGCGCTTGATCTGGTAAATAACGACCATCCACAAGTGATTGAAATCTGGAACCTTGTTTTCATGGAGTTTAACCGAAAAGCCGATGGCTCGCTGGAAAAACTGCCGGCGCAGCACGTAGATACCGGGATGGGCTTTGAAAGACTTTGCATGGCGCTTCAGGGCAAGACATCCAACTATGATACCGATGTATTCACGCCGCTGATTGAAAAAGTAGAGCAATTTTCTGGCTTACGATATACCGGCGCCTTGCTGGATGAGAAAGATATTGCTATACGTGTGGTAGTAGACCATATTCGGGCGGTAGCCTTTGCTATTGCCGATGGGCAGCTGCCTTCCAACGGTGGTGCGGGTTATGTTATCCGCAGGATCCTTCGTCGTGCCATTTCCTATTCGTACCGTTTTCTTGGGATGAAAGAGGCGTTCCTTTTCGAGCTTGTCGCCATACTGCAACGTGAGATGGGTGAGTTTTTCCCAGAGCTTACGCGCCAGCAGAAACTGGTAACGGAAGTCATTAAGGAAGAAGAAAATTCTTTCCTTAAAACCATCGAACAGGGGCTGAAAAGAATTGAACTCATCATTGCGCAAACCATAGCCAGAAACGAGAAAACACTTTCCGGGGCAGAAGTTTTCGAATTGTATGATACTTACGGCTTCCCAGCCGACCTGTCGCGGATTATTGCGGAAGAAAAACAACTTACCGTTGATGAAGCAGGTTTTGATCAGGAAATGGGCAAACAGAAAGAACGTTCCAAAAAATCCTCCGCGCAAAAAGTGTATGATTGGGCAGTGTTGGATGAAGAACAGCCTGAAACCTTCGTAGGTTACGACCAAACCGAAGCTGAAACTTACATTACACGCTACAGAAAAATTGAAAATAAGGACGGCGAATTCTATCAAATCGTGTTGTCAAGATCACCGTTTTATCCTGAAGGCGGCGGCCAGGTAGGTGATAAAGGTTGGTTGGTCCCAAGTTACGCCGAAGGTTTTGATATTTCCCACCCCGAAAATTTTGATATGTCCGCAAATCCGGATGCTATTGAAGTTTTAGAAACCAAGAAAGAGAACAACCTTATTATTTCTCTCATCAAAGAGATGCCTAAAGACGCCGGTGCCATCTTTTACGCCAAAGTGAATGATACAGAGCGCCGGAATACACAAGCCAACCACTCGGTAACGCATCTTCTTCATGAGGCGCTTCGCGAAGTGTTAGGCACGCATGTGGAGCAGAAAGGTTCATACGTTGGCCCGGATTATCTGCGGTTCGACTTTTCCCATTTCGCTAAGATGAGTGAGGCTGAAATTAAAACAGTTGAGGATAAAGTAAATCAAAAGATTAAAGCAAGCATCGCGTTGCAGGAGTTCCGTAACATCCCGATTGCGGAAGCTATGGAAAAAGGTGCGATGGCGCTGTTTGGTGAAAAGTATGGTGATCGTGTAAGGATGATACAGTTTGGTACTTCCCGGGAACTATGTGGTGGTACGCACGTTAGAAACACTGCTGAAATCGGTTATTTCAAAATTCAGAATGAAAGCTCCACTGCAGCCGGCATCCGCCGTATCGAGGCTATTTCCGGAGATAAATCTGCCGAATATCTCAACAACCTGGAAACTCAGGTGAAAGAAATTGCTGCGCTGCTGAAATCCAAAGACCTGCTGAAATCAGTAGAAAAACTTTTGGAAGAAAATACCGCACTTAAAAATGAAGTGGAAATCCTGAAAAAAGAGAAAGCGAAAACCGAGACTGCCAACTGGAATAATGATTTTGTAACGAGCGGCGATAAAAAACTTTTAGTGAAAAAAGTCTCCTTAGATGCCGCAAGTGTGAAAGATGTGGTTTTTCAACTGAAAAAGGAGGCAGGCTGTGTAATAGTAATTATTTCTGACGCGGATGCGAAACCCATGATTACCGTAGGCGTTTCCGCGGATCTAGAGCAAAAATACCATGCCGGCCAAATAGTGAAGGAGCTGGCAAAAGAAATACAGGGCGGCGGCGGCGGAAATCCCGGATTTGCCACAGCAGGTGGTAAAAATCTCACAGGAATAGATGCGGCTTACGAAAAGGCTACGGCTTTATAA
- a CDS encoding GNAT family N-acetyltransferase, with the protein MIVFKKATAEDIAVIQAVAKKSWEAAYRDILTAAQTSYMLTEMYATEEIAAQMKNPDYLYFLMMDEGRTIGFMGYEHHYEPNTTKLHRLYLLPEAQGKGAGKLALIFLKEKTAETSDRRIILNVNKQNPARKVYESQKFKIFDEAIIDIGNGFVMDDYVMEYLF; encoded by the coding sequence ATGATTGTATTTAAAAAAGCAACGGCGGAGGATATTGCAGTCATACAGGCTGTGGCAAAAAAATCCTGGGAAGCAGCTTATAGAGACATCTTGACGGCGGCCCAAACTTCTTATATGCTGACTGAAATGTACGCAACCGAAGAAATCGCTGCTCAAATGAAAAATCCGGATTACCTGTATTTCCTGATGATGGATGAAGGGAGAACAATAGGTTTCATGGGCTATGAACATCATTACGAACCGAATACCACCAAACTTCACCGGCTGTACTTGCTGCCCGAAGCCCAGGGAAAAGGCGCGGGGAAACTTGCCCTCATATTCCTGAAAGAGAAAACCGCGGAAACATCAGACCGAAGGATCATCCTGAATGTCAACAAACAAAATCCTGCAAGAAAAGTATATGAATCCCAGAAATTTAAAATTTTTGATGAAGCCATAATAGACATCGGGAATGGCTTTGTAATGGACGATTACGTGATGGAATACCTGTTTTAA
- a CDS encoding metallophosphoesterase produces MQKNLLIITGIVFVLEFYVYQAFKTITANSWLRAAYWVITLAVYGFFVYTLLNFKRSDRDAQTVQIVSSIFLIFLLPKLFIVFFLLLEDIARFFNYLFTYFAAPESYYPERRKFVSIAGIAAAGVFSLLIVDGIIFGKYRHRARKVKIKIPGLPDVFKGYRIVQISDFHAGSFLNPEKVRPAIELIKNQNANMVLFTGDMVNNYAQEFEPFVEMFAEIQPEDGKFSVLGNHDYGDYAEWLTPEDKNRNIPMLTELQRRAGFKLLRNEHHIIERNGEKLYLLGVENWGVKPFPQHGDLTKAAAGIPMNAPKILMSHDPSHFDAIVKQHPANIHLTLSGHTHGMQFGIDLKNVRWSPVQYRYNKWADLYESSGKYLYVNRGFGVIGFPGRVGIEPEITVIELI; encoded by the coding sequence ATGCAGAAAAACCTTCTCATCATCACCGGAATTGTTTTCGTGTTAGAGTTTTACGTATATCAGGCTTTTAAAACCATCACGGCCAATTCTTGGCTTCGTGCGGCGTATTGGGTAATTACGCTGGCGGTGTACGGCTTCTTCGTCTATACCCTCCTAAACTTCAAACGCAGCGACAGAGACGCGCAGACAGTGCAGATTGTATCTTCCATATTTTTGATCTTTCTGTTACCCAAACTCTTCATTGTGTTTTTTCTTTTATTAGAAGACATCGCACGTTTCTTCAATTATCTGTTCACCTACTTCGCGGCTCCTGAATCTTATTATCCGGAAAGAAGGAAATTCGTAAGTATCGCCGGGATTGCCGCTGCCGGTGTTTTCTCTTTATTGATTGTTGACGGTATTATCTTCGGGAAATACCGCCACCGCGCCCGAAAGGTAAAAATAAAAATTCCCGGTCTGCCGGATGTTTTCAAAGGTTACCGGATCGTTCAGATATCCGACTTTCATGCAGGCAGTTTCTTAAATCCAGAAAAAGTACGCCCCGCGATTGAACTCATCAAAAACCAGAATGCCAACATGGTACTTTTCACCGGCGATATGGTGAATAATTACGCGCAGGAGTTTGAACCCTTCGTGGAAATGTTTGCTGAGATACAGCCTGAAGACGGCAAATTTTCAGTATTAGGAAATCACGATTACGGCGATTATGCGGAATGGCTCACACCGGAAGATAAAAACCGAAACATCCCGATGCTCACCGAACTTCAACGTCGCGCAGGCTTCAAACTTTTAAGAAATGAACATCACATCATCGAACGGAACGGCGAAAAATTATATTTATTAGGCGTAGAAAACTGGGGTGTTAAACCCTTCCCACAACACGGTGACCTCACCAAAGCCGCCGCAGGAATCCCTATGAATGCTCCTAAAATTTTGATGAGCCATGACCCTTCTCATTTTGATGCGATTGTGAAGCAACATCCCGCCAATATCCATTTAACCCTTTCGGGACATACCCATGGGATGCAGTTTGGAATCGACCTGAAGAACGTGCGTTGGTCGCCGGTACAGTATCGTTATAACAAATGGGCCGATTTATATGAAAGCAGTGGCAAATATCTTTATGTAAACCGCGGTTTCGGCGTGATCGGTTTCCCTGGACGTGTAGGCATAGAACCGGAAATTACCGTAATCGAACTTATTTAA
- a CDS encoding 3-oxoacyl-ACP synthase III family protein, giving the protein MPNTIIIGSGSYLPTRIIGREYFKDSVFYTDDGDRIDKPVDEIIQKFVEITEIENRRYLEEDEFNSDLAHKAAKEAIDDAQIDQEALDYIIYASNFGEVNVDGMTNFMPSMSARLKNKLGIKNRNCINYDMIFGCPGWVEAMILADTLIKAKKAKMILVVGAETLSRVTDAFDRNKMIFADGAGAVVVKATDEENVGIIADSTICDNDVELNFLENAPSLKLDEDRKPLYIRMHGRKIYEYALKNVPIAIKDTIDKAGLNIEDIDKILIHQANAKMDYAMISRLFKLYGIKDYDHNIAPMTIQQYGNSSVATIPTMFDLIIKGKMEGHSFKEKGTIVFASVGAGMNINAVVYRFP; this is encoded by the coding sequence ATGCCCAATACAATTATAATTGGTTCCGGAAGCTACCTTCCCACCAGGATTATCGGTCGAGAATATTTCAAGGATTCCGTATTTTATACCGATGACGGCGACAGAATTGATAAGCCTGTAGATGAAATCATCCAGAAATTTGTAGAGATCACCGAAATTGAAAACCGTAGGTATCTGGAAGAAGACGAATTCAATTCTGACCTAGCACACAAAGCGGCAAAAGAGGCTATCGACGATGCCCAAATAGACCAAGAAGCGCTAGATTATATTATTTACGCAAGTAATTTTGGGGAAGTGAATGTCGATGGAATGACGAACTTCATGCCCTCCATGTCCGCACGTCTAAAAAACAAACTGGGCATTAAAAACCGCAACTGCATCAATTACGACATGATCTTCGGCTGTCCTGGCTGGGTAGAAGCCATGATTCTTGCGGACACCCTCATCAAAGCGAAAAAAGCCAAGATGATCCTGGTAGTCGGCGCAGAAACACTCAGTCGTGTGACTGATGCTTTCGACCGCAACAAGATGATCTTTGCGGACGGTGCCGGTGCTGTGGTTGTAAAAGCCACTGATGAGGAAAATGTAGGCATCATCGCTGATTCTACCATTTGTGACAATGATGTGGAACTTAATTTTCTGGAAAACGCACCTTCACTGAAATTGGATGAGGACCGCAAACCACTCTACATTCGTATGCACGGCCGAAAAATCTATGAATACGCGCTTAAAAATGTACCAATTGCGATCAAAGACACTATTGATAAGGCCGGGCTCAACATTGAGGATATTGATAAAATACTGATTCATCAGGCCAACGCGAAAATGGATTACGCGATGATCTCGCGCCTGTTCAAACTATACGGGATAAAAGATTACGACCATAACATTGCCCCTATGACGATCCAACAATATGGAAATTCATCTGTAGCCACTATCCCAACGATGTTCGATCTAATTATCAAAGGAAAGATGGAGGGACATTCGTTCAAAGAAAAAGGCACCATCGTATTTGCTTCCGTTGGCGCTGGCATGAATATTAATGCAGTAGTATATCGGTTTCCTTAA
- the ubiE gene encoding bifunctional demethylmenaquinone methyltransferase/2-methoxy-6-polyprenyl-1,4-benzoquinol methylase UbiE, with amino-acid sequence MSQIKPYNTQAGKKQEVEDMFDNIAPKYDLLNHVLSMKIDVLWRNTLVKWMNKDAPKEVLDVATGTGDLAIAVQKGTGAHVTGLDLSQQMLNVGLDKIKKLNMQDKITMQKGDAENLPYESNKFDAVSVAFGVRNFENLEKGLSELSRVVKENSSVYILEFSKVEGLLGPLYMFYFKNILPMIGRLVSKDNRAYTYLPDSVNAFPFGEKMKNILLNNGFRKVEYKKLSLGIATIYKATK; translated from the coding sequence TTGAGCCAGATAAAACCTTACAATACGCAGGCCGGTAAAAAACAGGAAGTCGAAGATATGTTCGACAATATTGCACCGAAATACGATCTTCTTAACCATGTACTCTCCATGAAGATTGATGTGCTTTGGCGCAACACCCTGGTAAAATGGATGAATAAAGATGCGCCTAAAGAAGTGCTGGATGTGGCTACCGGCACCGGCGATCTTGCCATCGCGGTACAGAAAGGCACCGGCGCACATGTGACAGGCCTCGATCTTAGCCAGCAGATGCTGAATGTAGGCCTCGATAAAATCAAAAAGCTTAATATGCAGGATAAGATTACGATGCAGAAAGGCGACGCCGAAAATTTGCCTTACGAAAGCAATAAATTTGACGCGGTTTCCGTTGCATTCGGAGTGCGCAACTTTGAAAATCTGGAGAAAGGCTTATCCGAACTCAGTCGTGTAGTTAAGGAAAACAGCAGTGTGTACATCTTAGAGTTTTCTAAAGTAGAAGGGCTTTTGGGTCCGCTTTACATGTTTTATTTTAAGAATATACTGCCAATGATTGGCCGTTTGGTGTCCAAGGATAACCGTGCTTATACCTATCTGCCCGATTCGGTAAACGCATTTCCGTTTGGTGAGAAGATGAAAAACATCCTGCTGAATAACGGTTTCAGAAAAGTAGAATATAAAAAATTAAGTTTAGGCATCGCAACCATTTACAAGGCAACCAAATAA
- a CDS encoding porin family protein → MRTFPSKISLITAILVAGLASAQLFRTKDRMDNLESFDNQKFSYGFFLAGNNFDYKLVLDPRFGISKQQNLVRTKSSYSFGAGLIGKMRLNENFDLRFEPGLQFVEREIYFDTQSNDQFAAGTPANLPFTPRTLTDADKLRNVKSTYVDLPLLIEIHGDRWYNSRPYAAAGVNWMLNLQSNSDAADDNAQGIFRSTTSNFAWSAEIGIQFYFSRFKLTPGFRGTFMINDEMVPDNAETPPYWTPAIVSAKSRALMFVLKFE, encoded by the coding sequence ATGCGGACATTTCCTTCAAAAATCAGTTTAATCACAGCAATTCTGGTGGCAGGCCTTGCCAGCGCGCAACTCTTCCGTACCAAAGACCGTATGGACAATCTGGAGAGTTTCGATAACCAGAAATTCAGTTACGGCTTCTTTTTGGCAGGTAACAACTTCGATTATAAACTGGTGCTTGATCCGCGTTTTGGGATATCAAAACAGCAAAACCTCGTCCGTACCAAATCATCCTACAGTTTTGGCGCAGGCCTTATCGGTAAAATGAGGCTGAATGAAAACTTTGACCTTCGGTTCGAGCCCGGTTTGCAATTCGTGGAGCGCGAAATTTACTTTGATACCCAATCCAATGATCAGTTTGCCGCAGGAACACCCGCAAACCTCCCTTTTACGCCAAGGACACTTACGGATGCGGACAAACTTCGAAACGTAAAATCTACCTATGTGGATCTGCCTTTGTTGATCGAAATCCATGGTGACCGCTGGTATAACTCGCGGCCGTATGCAGCCGCAGGTGTCAACTGGATGCTGAATCTGCAATCGAACAGTGATGCGGCCGATGATAACGCACAGGGCATCTTCCGAAGTACGACCAGCAATTTTGCGTGGTCAGCCGAGATAGGGATACAGTTTTATTTCAGCCGTTTCAAGCTTACCCCAGGTTTCCGCGGTACCTTCATGATCAATGATGAAATGGTGCCCGACAATGCAGAAACACCGCCGTACTGGACGCCCGCTATCGTCAGCGCAAAAAGCCGAGCACTGATGTTTGTACTTAAATTTGAATAA
- a CDS encoding cell division protein ZapA: MEVRRITINIAGRNYPLNVPAAEEETLRKVGKQIEGMIKDFEQNFDVRDKQDALAMCALKLGTNAEVSLINNEKNINATSDRLMQISRLLDAVDK; the protein is encoded by the coding sequence ATGGAAGTGAGAAGAATCACCATCAACATCGCGGGACGCAATTACCCGCTGAATGTACCCGCCGCAGAAGAAGAAACACTTCGAAAGGTCGGGAAGCAGATTGAAGGAATGATAAAGGATTTCGAACAGAATTTCGATGTCAGAGATAAGCAAGACGCATTAGCCATGTGTGCGCTGAAATTGGGTACCAATGCCGAAGTTTCGCTTATCAATAACGAAAAAAATATAAACGCAACCAGCGATAGACTCATGCAAATTAGCCGTTTGCTGGATGCAGTGGATAAGTAG